A window of Oncorhynchus masou masou isolate Uvic2021 chromosome 19, UVic_Omas_1.1, whole genome shotgun sequence genomic DNA:
AGCTGAGTCGACAATAAGAAACGGATCCACCAGTTGGATGTGTGATACGTTGTGTGTGGGGCGTTTGTATGTGTGTACCCTAACTGTTGTGTACGATTCAAAATGGAGCAGAGATGGAGAGGCCCATTAGCTGGGAATGCGTTGTTGTTGTGCCCGATTGCCGGTGGTCCTTCAGTCTGACCGAGACTGACGATTTGCACACAGGCTAGGCCGGATCCGTTGGCTGAGTGAGAGGGCCAATAAACGGCGGTAAAGAAAGTAGAAATGTGGGCCATTTCACAGCCCGATGACTCCTAACCAAGCATGTGAGCTGCATGCACGACTGTGAGGAAGATATACAGGACGGATGGGCCTCTACACAGTATGACCGGTGTTCATAGTCAAGTTGTTATGTTTTGATACGCATGCAGTAGAAACACATTGGACAATGTATGGTTGTTTGACTGGAAATTCTCTATAAAAGAGACAATGACAATACATTTGAAATCTCACTATGTCTGACCAGAGTTTCAGGTGTGGTCCTGCTTTTCTAGCCTGGGATCCACACTGAACATCGCTCTGTTTTACTGTTGTTTCACTTCAACAATAATGAAACATATGATATTGAGTGTGGATTCCAGGTACACTACTTCTAGTCTACATTTTCACACAAAGAACTGTGGCATATCATCACTGTCTATTCTAGTCTCATTGATAAAGAACACAAACCTACTCTCCCTTCCTCAATATAAATGTGCCCTTTCATATGGAAATAGAGTAATTGATTCCCCAAAACCCACATTAAAACCTTGCATAATTGCAATCGCTGTTTTGGAGCAATTAAAGTGGAATTTCTCAACAGCTAATGATTATTATGGGATTTGTGTAATTGAGGGCTTTTGGTTTGGAGGCTGAGTCTTCGAAACTAAGTCTTCTGGCTTTCCGCAATGCAGTGGCTTTTGGGAATTTAAGTGAAGTAGAGCATGCATGTTCCCAAAATTACGGTATGTAAAATGGTTTGGAAATATGTATTTCCGTTCATGTTTAGTTGATATTATGCAATGATTGACGTCATCACAATGCTATTGCATTGTAATATGAAATAGAAATCATGTAATTTACCTTGATTGCCAGATTGCCAATATACTGCATCAGGGTATCTAGATATCTCTACATTTCTAGTTATCTATATATCTCTAGATATAGAACACTTACCTTACTAAGACCATTGAACAAATCTCTAttcaaagtagaatctcaattcaacggctcagacacaagaggtatgtggcaggggctacagtcaatcacggactacaaaaagaaaaccagcccagtcacggaccaggatgtcttgctcccaggcagactaaataacttttttgcccgctttgaggacaatacagtgccactgacacggcctgcaacggaaacatgcggactctccttcactgcagccgaggtgagtaaaacatttaaatgtgttaacccgcgcaaggctgcaggcccagacggcatccccagccgcgccctcagagcatgcgcagaccagctggctggtgtgtttacggacatattcaatcaatccctataccagtctgctgttcccacatgcttcaagagggccaccattgttcctgttcccaagaaagctaaggtaactgagctaaacgactaccgcccccgtagcactcacttccgtcatcatgaagtgctttgagagactagtcaaggaccatatcacctccaccctacctgacaccctagacccactccaatttgcttaccacccaaataggtccacagacgatgcaatctcaaccacactgcacaccgccctaacccatctggacaagaggaatacctatgtgagaatgctgttcatcgattacagctcggcatttaacaccatagtaccctccaagctcgtcatcaagctcgagaccctgggtctcgaccccgccctgtgcaactgggtactggacttcctgacgggcctcccccaagtggtgagggtaggcaacaacatctccaccccgctgatcctcaacactggggccccacaagggtgcgttctgaggcctctcctgtactccctgttcacccacgactgcgtggcggtggtgagggctctcggagtgtggtgtcaggaaaataacctcacactcaacgtcaacaaaactaaactaaggagattgtggacttcaggaaacagcagagggaactcccccctatccacatcgatggaacagtagtggagagggtagtaagttttaagttcctcggcatacacatcacagacaaactgaattggtccactcacacagacagcatcgtgaagaaggcgcagcagcgcctcttcaacctcaggaggatgaagaaattcggcttgtcaccaagagcactcacaaacttctacagatgcacaatcgagagcatcctggcgggctgtatcaccgcatggtacggcaactgttccgcccacaaccgtaaggctctccagagggtagtgaggtctgcacaacgcatcaccgggggcaaactacctgccctccaggacacctacaccacccgatgttacaggaaggccataaagatcatcaaggacaacaaccacccgagccactgcctgttcacccagctatcagccagaaggcgaggtctgtacaggtgcatcaaagctgggaccgagagacttgaaaaacagcttctatctcaaggccatcagactgttaaacagcaaccactaacattgagtggctgctgccaacacactgactcaactccagccactttaataatgggaattgatgggaaatgatgtaaaatatatcactagccactttaaataatgctacctaatataatgtttacataccctacattattcatctcatatgtatacgtatatactgtactctatatcatctactgcatccttatgtaatatatgtatcactagccactttaactatgccacttgtttacatactcatctcatatgtatatactgtactcgataccatctactgtactttgcctatgctgctctgtaccatcactcattctaatatctttatgtacatattctttatccccttacacttgtgtataatacagtagttttggaattgttagttagattactggttattactgcattgtcggaactagaagcacaagcatttcgctacactcgcattaacatctgctaaccatgtgtatgtgacaaataaaatttgatttgatttgattggatttaTTCCTCTCATGTCTTTTGTCTAGTGTCTATGGCTGCCCCCTGGCCAAGAAGAGGAAGACCCAGGAGAAACAGCCTCTGGAGCCTTCCCCCAAGAGGAGGCCCTACTTAACCCCTACCGACCCAGAGGTGAACCCTGCTGTCATCTTCCCCTCCTATGAGCCTGAAACcatggatgagggagaggagaaggagcagGGGGAGGTAGACGGGGAGAttcaggaggaaggagaagaggaggaaggggaggagggggaagaggtagAAGAGATAGAGGAGGAAGGATTTTCTGAGGATAACGGGGAGctaggtgaggaagaggaggaaggagaagaggcagatgaggaggaggaggagatggagatggaggtagTAGGGCCAGTGGAGGTGGAACAGgtggaggaagggatagaggaagatgaggaagcagatgatggggatgatgaagagcaagaggaaggggaggaggaagaggaacaggAGGATGAGGGTGACGAAGATGAAcatgaggaggaagaagaggaggaggaggaagaagaggtccAGAGTCACCATGAGCCAGGTGAGTCCATATTTCCAATGTTCTGTTTTCTGGGGAAATAAGAGGGGGTAATAGTGTTGGGTGGAGCTGGGAGTTATTTGCCACACTAATAAGCTGCTACTAGAAATGACATCCCTGAGTCTAGGATATACTTCTTATCAACGCCGTGCACCTTTGATATGGCCAGTGAAAGCCATACCCAATCATGGCGAGATGGAGGCATAATATCCCAGAGAGAATTGAGTTGTTGAAATGGGACTGTCTGGGTTGAGGGAGAGAGGCATGATGGTCAATCTGGGAACATGTGACCAACAAGGTCCtcgggaggagaggggggtgtagTAAGAGGTCCTCTACCTTCAGTGAACCAGATGCGCCTGCTCTCCCTCCATCAGCCCTCTCCTTCGCTCTCGCTCCCTCTGCGTGTCCTCAATCGTTTCTGACAGTGCCTTCAAGAGCAATGGAGAGAGGAGCTCTCTGAGTTaactccctttcccctctcccccccccctccgtcTCAGCGGAcgtgtcacatgtgctcagtctccccccccacccccctcctcccatGGAAATGGCTTCTCTCGAGGATATTTTGGGCTCCCGAATCAGAACACCTCATATAcgtctctctcattccctcccgcTGTTTCATTTGCCGCTGTCCCTAAAACCAACACTGAAACGTATTAGGTGAGGGTGTTACATGGTTCTTATATGTTTTGTGAAGAATGGAAGAATTAGAAAGCATTTGGTTCATTAGTATATCTTTGGATTTATTTGagggatttttttggggggggactcTAAAGTGCGACCAGTTtagtataaaaaatattttgctatATGACCTGCGGTTTTAGTTTGGGAACACCAGTCCCTCccaaaattctctctctctccctctctctatatatatatttatatattttatgaTAAGGCTACTATTGTTTCCTGGGCGCAGATTCGTTAGCGTCATACTTGCACAATTTCTACAGCGAAAACTGTTTGTTTCTAGTCCAAACAGTTCAAAAGATCTGACCCATATTACTGACGCAATGTTTTTTCTTTGGGGGCCCGCATTTTACACTCATAAACCATGTCGTGAGCGTTCAAAAACTATTCGCGGGTTGTTAACCATTTGTTTtacaccttgttcagtcatgtttgtttttttttttttttttttttttagaacccTGTCTACAACATCAAACTAtaaaaggggcaatcagcagttgaaacaataacaaaggttCCTCCCTGACACtgtttcagtaaaaagctgagggatggggttggtgtaatgtaaccactctcaaatgcaGCGCTAAGGATGCAAGGACTGAACacccatgatatcaaaatgatagttttaaacACGTTTTAAGACACAATCATTGGAGTAAAACACAGTTATATTTTGGATTCTGATGGTGTACAGCAGTTGAACTTAGTTCAGTTATATTAAGTTATACTAAGTTATATTAAGACATAAGTCCAAAAACGGacgtagcaactgcagattgtccCTTAAAGCTCTCTAACATAATCAATTCAATGTGATCATTAATATCCAAACAAATATACATTAATACATTGAGGCCATTTAAGGGCTTAGTAGTCAGCAAACATCACATAACTGGCATAAATGTTTTTGAAAAATGTTGAATATTATATTAATATCTCAAAGAATTAAACTATGACGGGCTAGTTCTTCATCTACCCAACTATAGTAAGGGCTGAAAGGTCTATCCTTCCTTTCCTGACCACAGAGAACCGGCACAAAAATGGCGGACAATCAAAGCATCACCCTACGGGACAGAAGGATAACATCAACAACAGTGCCCCTGGCCCTAACGTTGGCCCTAATGGTGAAGAGTATGAAAACTATGATGAGCTGGTGGCCAAGTCCCTTCTCAACCTGGGGAAGATCGCAGAGGACGCCGCCTACCAGGCCATGACCGAATCAGAGATGAACAGCAACTCCTCCAACAGTGCCGGCgaggacgatgatgatgatgatgatgatgatgatgatgatgaagagggcAACGAGCGCGGCGGGGGCAGGAAGGGCAAGCTGAGCGTGGATCTGGACAGCGACGTGGTCAGGGAGACGGTGGATTCGCTCAAGCTGTTGGCGCAGGGCCATGGCGCTGTGCTCCCCGACGATGGCTACCCAGAAGGCACCGGTTTGGAGGATGGCAGGCATCCCAATGGGCGACCCCACCACCATGGCGTCAGGGGTCAGGCtgaggagagcgaggaggaggTGTGCCTCAGCAGTCTGGAGTGTCTGAGGAACCAGTGCTTCGACCTGGCCCGCAAGCTGAGCGAGACGTCGCCATCCGACCGCCTTGGACACCCCGGCCTGCAACACCACCAGGCCCATCAGAACCACCACCCTAACCAGTCCCACCACCACCTACAGCATCAAAccggccaccaccaccaccaggctcaGCACCAGCCTCCGGCTCAGGCCCACCACCTGCCCAGGTACGAGAGCTTCCAGGAGGGCCAGCAGCCAGACGAGCGTGGGTCCCTGGAGCGCAGCTACTCGGACATGGTCAACCTGATGAAGCTGGAAGAACAGCTGAGCCCGGCCTCCAGGGGGGGCTACTCGGCCAGCTGCCACCAGGACGGGGACGAGGACACCACGTCGGTGGCCTCGGACCGCTCGGACGAGGCCTTCGACATGACCAAAGGCAACCTGTCCCTGCTGGAGAAGGCCATCGCCATGGAGTCAGAGCGAGCCAAGGTCATGAGGGATCGCATGGCCTCGGAGGGACATCATATGGTGGCCCGAAGGGacaatcatcatcaccaccaccacggcGAGCACAGCCCCAGACAGAGCAGCGGGGCGGAGGAGCGCAAGTCCAGAATGCACCACGATGGGTCAAAGAGAGCATACTACCCTAAAGGTAACCACTCCCTGAAAATCTCAACACACCCATTCACGACATGTCAGCTAGTATCCTCACCCTGTTGTGTACAGTATTGATGATCCACACAGTGCTAACTGCATTTCAGTCAATCTGGACCGCCTCTGTATTTAATTAGCACTCAAAGGCTAACAGGCCCTGGCCTACTGATAGTGTTtcaacaggcaccaacaggccCCGCAGTAACAGACTTGCGTAACATCAAGCATTATAACTGACGTCTTATTTCGCTCATGAATCTAATAACATTGGACGTTTGCTTGACCCCTGCCCAGTAGTTCAGCTCCTCGCTGGGAGGAGACGGACACATTTCCCCTGGCTGGTCTCAACGCTGCATAtcgcagtggcagcagcagcatcgACTGCAAGCTTATGTTGTTAAATAGGCCGGCATGCTAACATCAGAGGCTTGGCTTGTCAGGCATGAGTAATGGCAATCTGCAAGGCCCGTTAGGACAGCAAATCTCATCTGCGGGATTCCATCCACGGCCTATTTCTTTTAAATCCACTCTGATACACACCCCCACCGCCTGTGGGAGTGAGTCGTACCGTCTCTGTGTGTGCATTTATTAACCCATAAGAAAGCTTCAAAGCAGATCAGTGGGGAGCGTTTCAGATAGGGTCATTACGCTAGCATCAGGGGGGTGGCGGTGGCACATGGCGTTCATGATTGTTGGATTGTGATGCTGTGTTTTGAGTGACATTCCAATGGACACAAAGGACGTTGATCTAAAAGTGAAATACTGCAGATACTGGTCTGCTCTGGTTGAACCAAAGGGGACATTTTAGTAGTTGAAATCCAAAGCCATTTGAAGTCATTTCTCTAGATAATTCTGCCCGTTGTTCTAAGCCTCCAACAACACATCTTGCCATCAGTAGCCACAGACCATTGAATGGCACGACTATTAATAAGTGCCACCCATCGTCGGTTATCACAGATATGTACTGTAATAGTATGTAATTATCTTCCATTAGCACAGGAAGCGAGTGGGGGGAATTCTCAAGGAATAGGATTAGTATGCATAATTTCAGTCTCGAGAACACATAGCTGGCTATACTATGTGTATAAGGCTCTGGTAGGACCCTACAGATCTGTCGACATGCTATTTGTTTTTTCCAAAGGCCATAATGACATTCTAAAAATCTATTCTCAATTAATAATTTTAAATTCAAAGTCTTCATCATCAAAGGAAGGGACTATGGCCTTTTTTCTAATGTTTGCCATGGGGTCGGGACTACTGATTAGTATTTCAGAataaaaaacattttgggacaaTGCTCATACACACAGTCTGTGCTCAACATGGTTGGGTTTGAGCCGTGTCCTTGGGGGCACCATTGACGATTGGTGGAGATGGGTGCGATAGCGAGCTCCAGATATACACATGGGAGAACTGCTGATAAGCCAGTTTCACACAGGCTTAGTCATTCTGTGTTATCGCCATAGCGAGTGTAAATTTTTTATGAAATATGAAATTGCATTTCTGGGGTGTTGGGATTGGACAATTGCACCAATTTTCctatgtgagagagtgtgtgtgtgtgtgtgtgtgggggggggggggggggggggcttgccaTTACATGTTAAACAGGTGAGAGTAgtctgcactcttagaaaaaaaagttttcaaagggttcttcggctgtcttccaggtagaaccctttttggttcctggTTGAACCAGTTTGGGTTCCTCTGTGGAAACCCAAAGGGGAGATACCTGGAGCCAAAAAGGGTTATTTAAAGGGttgtcctatggggacagccaaagaacccttttaggttctagatagcaactTTTTTTCTAAGTGTTTGCTTCTTACCACCTCCTAACTACTAGGGCCAATTTGGTGGGATAATACTGTTAAAAACCCATATGAATTTATGACACTCTAAATGCAGTAAATTAAACAACAGTGTAATGGGACATTCCATTAATAGCGGTGACATACTGTAGTACCCTGGATGCAATGCTCACCTAGATAGTGAGATGACTTTTTAAACCCCCAATATTGTTCTTCTTGGTAGATTCTGCAAGGGGGGACAAGAAGGAGAGTAAGTGTCCGACCCCGGGCTGCGATGGGACAGGCCACGTCACGGGACTCTACCCCCACCACAGGAGCCTGTCAGGCTGCCCCCACAAGGACAGGGTGCCACCAGAGAGTAAGTCCCATTGAAAACATCTTACGTCCTGCTTGGGGAGACTGGATTGAGCATTGCCCTCCCATCGCCTGCATTTTTCAGTTGGATCTCATTTTCTGTTGAGTTTCTGGGTAACTCTTTTCCAGCAATTGCCCTTCAATGGTTCTTGTTTTGGGTTGACACACAAGGTCGTCTTCCGATCAGCATGGGGCTGCCCTCACTCTCATTTGCGTTCACCCTGCTTGATCACTGTTCATGCCTGCACACAAAGTAATGTCTCCTCCATAGACCAGATACCTAATAGCATGCACATCACTTTGTGAGACTGCTTATGTTGACCCGACGTACCTCTAACTCTGCTTCAGTAAAGGACATAACGTACCATGTAACATTGGTTAGTACAGCTAACGTCTGCCTCGATACCGTTTTCAATCCCACCTGATTGTTCTATCAAGATTCTGCCGAATGACTAACAACATGCCCGACTACCTCTGAATGCTGATTGATTGAATCCATTCTTTTTTTTGCTGCCTGCATGAGCATCAACGTTACATTTTAACAGTGCATGCCACTTACTCCGCTCACTACCTAATAATAGTTGAACAATAACCACTGACTCTGGGTGCTCCTAACCCCTTgctgtctctcacctctccctaTCTGTCCTAAGTTCTTGCAATGTATGAAAATGTTCTAAAGTGCCCTACTCCTGGCTGCTCGGGGCGTGGCCATGTCAATAGCAACAGGAACTCCCACCGCAGGTGAGTGGCCGACAACTAGGCAGAGCATGCACTGGGAGAGACAATAAGAAAGACAATAGTGGAGTCAATCTATAGTCTGATAgaatataataataaaaatggtgtctctgtccaggatCTAAGAAAGAGAAAAAGGGGTTCAAAACGGGTATATGTGGGGGTGCCATAGGAGTCTGCCACGAGGTACGGTGTGTCTCAGGGTGAGGATTCTATTGTcagcaggtacagtgccttcagaatttACACCCATTgacttttacacattttgttgtgttacagcctgaattgagactttgtgtcactgatctagaCATAATACCCTATAATGCCTCATGGTGAAATGATTAAGAGGTTTCCTTcatctccggcaactgagtttggaagcacgcctgtatctttgtagtggctGGGTATATTGatccaaaatgtaattaattcactgctcgactgagggaccttacagataatgtGTGGTCTTTTCATTtgttattcatttgtaaacatttcgaaaaacataattccactttgacattatgggatatcgtgtgtaggccagtgacattttttatatatttttattcagtctGTAGcaccacaaaatgtggaaaaaggggtgtgaatacattctaaaggcactgtacattCTGTAGGTACGCAGACAAAATCACACACAAGGCATACACTATGAAtacacaatgcacacacacacacacaagcatgcacataaacacacacctccctctccacccgcAGTTGCTCTAGGccatgttatatagaacacatCTTGTgggactggcacacacacaccgtgtagTCATTAGTAGGATTGGGGAGCAGTGCATaacaaaatggagaaaaaaaatggaGATGTATAGCTTTTGTGTCTCTCgtttctctcctcctcgctgttgTCATGGAAACTATGATACTGACAGCAGTCCTTCTGTCAGGTTGTCACATGGTCCTCACAGATTTCTGTGCGCGTCTGTAtgcgagtgtgcgtgtgtgtgtgtgtgtgtgtgtgtgtgtgtgtgtgtgtgtgtgtgtgtgtgtgtgtgtgtgtgtgtgtgtgtgtgtgtgtgtgtgtgtgtgtgtgtgtgtgttacggggCTGGCCGtataacatttttatttcacACATGGATATGAAATGATTAGGAGAGGCCCCCGGCACCACATTTGTCTCACACACAAAAGCAGCGATGGTTTGTTTGTGAGAACGACTGATTTGTATGTGTATGAACAACCTGGTCTCAtaaactagacgtaacatagtaaacataaatcaaatcaaattagtatgatatgttacatttggtatggttacataagacagaaggttattTAAGGCAAAAACTATAGTAGGATGGTTGGTCGTGccggatgggtgggcgtataacgcaaatgtctagcaacccaaaggttgcgtgttcaatTCTGATCACAGATAACTTTAGCATTGTAGCTAATTAGCTCCTTTGCAattacttactactttttagctagtttgcaactacttagcatgttagctaaccctttccctaaccctaacctttacccgttaactcctaaccttaaccctaaccttaaccttaaacctaacttTTACCCCTAAACTTTAGCCAGCTAAAATTAGCCAGCTAACACCTAGCTAATGGTAgcattagccacaacaaattggaattcgtaacatattaaATGTTTAGTAAATTCGTAACATAATGGACAAATTGCAATTCTTAACATATTGTACCAATTGGAAtccgtaacatatcatacaaaaagGATGATGGGCATCCACTAATTAATACATACCATTCAAaacttaacatatcatactagttggagtgtcccagatttacatttactacgTTACGTCTACCACTGAGTCCAGGTTCATTTGAAAAAATACTCTCATATACTGTAAGAAGTGCAAATGTGAGGGAGAAAGGGGAATAAAACGAGGAGAAAATAGAGGATGAGGAAGCAAAAGGGGGAGAGGTGATAGGGGAAGATATGAGGCTGTACAGTAGCTGGCATTGTTGTGAATTAGTTCTCCCCACAGCGCCTACCCAGAATGCCTGAAAAGACTGAGGTATATAGCTAAGCTCAGCAGCCCCTCTTGCCCAGGCAGCCAATAAAATGTATCTGCAAAGCTCCGGCTTTGCAATTAAGAACTAGGCCATAGAAAATACATAATTCATATGTGGGGCCCCATCGTATAGCAGGACATTTGTAATTCTGTTTAAATCAAAGCCAAATTTAGCTGATTGACTGGATGTGTCTGTTATCGGTGAGGCAGACTGTGTAGGTGTGTGGGGGGTACATGTCTGTGcaagtgatgtgtgtgtgtgtgtgtgtgtgtgtgtgtgtgtgtgtgtgtgtgtgtgtgtgtgtgtgtgtgtgtgtgtgtgtgtgtgtgtgtgtgtgtgtgtgtgtgtgtgtgtgtgtgtgtgtgtgtgtgtgtgtgtgtgtgcttgcttgcgTACGTACATgcatttgtgtgcatgtgtgtgtgtgctctggccAATTAGGCCTCACTCTGTTTTGTGAATGCTGTTACAGTCTCTCGGGGTGCCCCATCGCTGCTGCAGAGAAGATGGTTAAAGTCCAGGAGAAGCACATCCCATGTGACGGGGGCCCCAAGTCCAACCAGGCTTCAGACCGTGTGTTGAGGTACTCACTCACACCCTCATCACATGACCACCACTCCCCCAGCCTTCCCGCTCATCCCAGTGCATTCCTGGTAGCCGTGAATGTAACCTCTGACCTGCATCAATCTCTCATACCTCATATAGACGTAGAAAGGGAGAACATACGGTAACATCATGTACATTGTACATACAATAGACAGGACATAGCCGACCGTAGTAGCTCTCATGATTTTGCTCTTACAAATGAAGTCCCCCTAGTGGTTCAGTAAGGACGTACACCatgcagtcagacagtcagaccgCTCTCACCGCGTGTACACAAACACGGCCCCCCTGTCCATGGTTATCTTCCAGGCCAATGTGCTTTGTGAAACAGCTGGAGATCCCACAGTACGGTTACAAAAATAACGTCTCCACCAGCACGCCGC
This region includes:
- the myt1la gene encoding myelin transcription factor 1-like, a isoform X1, with amino-acid sequence MEVDAVEKHHRTRSKGVRVPVETAAQELFSCPTPGCDGSGHVSGKYARHRSVYGCPLAKKRKTQEKQPLEPSPKRRPYLTPTDPEVNPAVIFPSYEPETMDEGEEKEQGEVDGEIQEEGEEEEGEEGEEVEEIEEEGFSEDNGELGEEEEEGEEADEEEEEMEMEVVGPVEVEQVEEGIEEDEEADDGDDEEQEEGEEEEEQEDEGDEDEHEEEEEEEEEEEVQSHHEPENRHKNGGQSKHHPTGQKDNINNSAPGPNVGPNGEEYENYDELVAKSLLNLGKIAEDAAYQAMTESEMNSNSSNSAGEDDDDDDDDDDDDEEGNERGGGRKGKLSVDLDSDVVRETVDSLKLLAQGHGAVLPDDGYPEGTGLEDGRHPNGRPHHHGVRGQAEESEEEVCLSSLECLRNQCFDLARKLSETSPSDRLGHPGLQHHQAHQNHHPNQSHHHLQHQTGHHHHQAQHQPPAQAHHLPRYESFQEGQQPDERGSLERSYSDMVNLMKLEEQLSPASRGGYSASCHQDGDEDTTSVASDRSDEAFDMTKGNLSLLEKAIAMESERAKVMRDRMASEGHHMVARRDNHHHHHHGEHSPRQSSGAEERKSRMHHDGSKRAYYPKDSARGDKKESKCPTPGCDGTGHVTGLYPHHRSLSGCPHKDRVPPEILAMYENVLKCPTPGCSGRGHVNSNRNSHRSLSGCPIAAAEKMVKVQEKHIPCDGGPKSNQASDRVLRPMCFVKQLEIPQYGYKNNVSTSTPRSNLAKELEKYSKTSFDYGQGYDSQQHIYGGGKRGLVPKPQGRDFSSKGYDAKRYCKSPASSTTSSYAPSSSSLSCGGGGGGSSASSTCSKSSFDYTHDMEAAHMAATAILNLSTRCREMPHGLGGKPQDLLSQSPDGDVDDNSTLDLSVSRGQPGGPEGSGTVLTPLQPMSPQRQALLNSSRCYQMSEADCWDLPVDYTKIKRITDDDHKESSFFSSLHQVDDLDPFQDLLDEQHYGGDVTMPSPKHKYSACKEGKKELITLSNCQLADKSIRSMMTTNAQDLKCPTPACDGSGHITGNYASHRRW
- the myt1la gene encoding myelin transcription factor 1-like, a isoform X2, yielding MEVDAVEKHHRTRSKGVRVPVETAAQELFSCPTPGCDGSGHVSGKYARHRSVYGCPLAKKRKTQEKQPLEPSPKRRPYLTPTDPEVNPAVIFPSYEPETMDEGEEKEQGEVDGEIQEEGEEEEGEEGEEVEEIEEEGFSEDNGELGEEEEEGEEADEEEEEMEMEVVGPVEVEQVEEGIEEDEEADDGDDEEQEEGEEEEEQEDEGDEDEHEEEEEEEEEEEVQSHHEPENRHKNGGQSKHHPTGQKDNINNSAPGPNVGPNGEEYENYDELVAKSLLNLGKIAEDAAYQAMTESEMNSNSSNSAGEDDDDDDDDDDDDEEGNERGGGRKGKLSVDLDSDVVRETVDSLKLLAQGHGAVLPDDGYPEGTGLEDGRHPNGRPHHHGVRGQAEESEEEVCLSSLECLRNQCFDLARKLSETSPSDRLGHPGLQHHQAHQNHHPNQSHHHLQHQTGHHHHQAQHQPPAQAHHLPRYESFQEGQQPDERGSLERSYSDMVNLMKLEEQLSPASRGGYSASCHQDGDEDTTSVASDRSDEAFDMTKGNLSLLEKAIAMESERAKVMRDRMASEGHHMVARRDNHHHHHHGEHSPRQSSGAEERKSRMHHDGSKRAYYPKDSARGDKKESKCPTPGCDGTGHVTGLYPHHRSLSGCPHKDRVPPEILAMYENVLKCPTPGCSGRGHVNSNRNSHRSLSGCPIAAAEKMVKVQEKHIPCDGGPKSNQASDRVLRPMCFVKQLEIPQYGYKNNVSTSTPRSNLAKELEKYSKTSFDYGQGYDSQQHIYGGGKRGLVPKPQGRDFSSKGYDAKRYCKSPASSTTSSYAPSSSSLSCGGGGGGSSASSTCSKSSFDYTHDMEAAHMAATAILNLSTRCREMPHGLGGKPQDLLSQSPDGDVDDNSTLDLSVSRGQPGGPEGSGTVLTPLQPMSPQRQALLNSSRCYQMSEADCWDLPVDYTKIKRITDDDHKEVDDLDPFQDLLDEQHYGGDVTMPSPKHKYSACKEGKKELITLSNCQLADKSIRSMMTTNAQDLKCPTPACDGSGHITGNYASHRSLSGCPRAKKSGIKILHSKEDKDDQEPIRCPVPGCDGQGHVTGKYASHRSASGCPLAAKRQKDGYVNGSQFAWKSGKTDGMSCPTPGCDGSGHVSGSFLTHRSLSGCPRATSAMKKARMTGVEMLTIKQRASKGIENDEDIKQLDTEIKDLNESNNQVESDMIRLRTQITTMETNLKSIEEENKVIEQQNDSLLHELANLSQSLINSLANIQLPHMKPMPQKEAPVKHSCCLQMPHREPMNEQNFDSYVNTLTDMYTHQDQYQSPENKALLENIKQAVQGIQV